From the Oncorhynchus kisutch isolate 150728-3 linkage group LG27, Okis_V2, whole genome shotgun sequence genome, the window agaggaacacccaCTTGAGAATGTTgttaattgactatagctcagtgttcaatataccatagtgcatttggcatgggccctcagatcctcagttctacagctgcaccattgagagcatcttgactggctgtgtggcagctgcttggcatctgaccgcagggcactacagagggtagtgcgtaggcctggtacatcactggggctgtgcTCCCTGCCGTCCagggcctctataccaggcagtgtcagagtaAGGCCCTAGAAATtctcagactccagccaccaagtcatagactcttctctctgctacctcacggcaagcTGTACTGAttcaagtctggaaccaacaggaccctgaacagcttttaccccAAACCATAATAccgttaaccaaatagctacccagactaactATTTATCTGCAttgaactcttttgactcatcacatacactgttTATTGCCTAGTTCCTTTATTCCTACctatgtacatatacagtgtatcacaaaagtgagtaccctcctcacatttttgtaaatatttgactaTATCTTtccatgtgacaacactgaagaaatgacacgttgctacaatgtaaagtagtgagtgtacagcttttataacagtgtaaatttgctgtcctctcaaaataactcaacacacagccattaatgtctaaaccaaGTGAGAAGAGTAAGAgaaccacattgaagctgcccagcaacacccattggggtggtgttgtcatcatgcttgacagtctcctggaggggaaggagtctctccaagaaatggccatatcacagtctgctgatatggacagccccatcaagaggatcctcttGGATGATGAactttgggagagagtggtaagcagcctgaaactcctgaaacctatagcagtagccattgcacagattgaaGGAGACAATTCCATCCGTCTCCCTTcatctgcttgcagatgtaagagaagaaatccgtactgccctgcccacttcactgttgctccaagcagaggaaattGCAGTTTTGAAatgcatcaaaaagcgtgaagacttttGCCTGAAGCCCATCCACGccacagcgtacatgttggaccccaagtatgctggcaagagcatcctgtctggtgcagagattaACAAGGCCtgtggtgtcatcactaccgtgtctcgccaccttggcctggatgagggcaaggttcttggcagtctggcgaagtacatttctaagcaagggctttgggatggagatgcaatttggaagtcgtgccaacatatctcatcagccacctggtggaagggactttgtggatctgaggctctttaccctgttgcctccatcaccctccaaatcccaccaacatcagctgcctcagagcgcaactggtccttctttgggaacacacacaccaaagcacgcaacaggctgaccaatgcaagggttgaaaaattggtggccatccgggcaaatttgaggctttttgagcctgacaacgagccatcctcaacacggttggaaagtgacagtgaagatgaggtgagtctgatgttcaagaggtggacattgaggaggtccagggagaagagatggaagcCGGAGAGAAAGACAATCAAAGCTTTATTTTCTAGATGTTGAGAACGTTttggggagatgcgatggatcattcaatattcccttttgttgttgagtgaaatcatcccatgtgaagagtcaactcatttaattaaagttcaattcgtaaaaataatataattttttcatttggaaggatttaatcatttgcaattatgtctacttataaGGTAAACGGTTAGTttttgtctccatatgatatggtaaatatatccaattcAAAAaccatctacatttaaatggtattaatattaatttgcatatattcctgttaatccccacggaaagtttccacctctgaatattccccaaaatgtgcaaccctagttaCAACACATTTCTGGTGGCCTTCTTCTGTTATACACAGGTGTTTGGCGTGTGCTAGATGGCTAATCAGCAGAGGTGGTTGCCACTGTTTTCCGTCTGTCTTCCGCAGTAACATAGAGATATGGCTGTATGGGAACACTAACCCTATGAAGGTGTGTAGTCATTTAACCTTTTGTTTTTAGAAAAGTATTTCTCGCTCATATGAAAAACCGTACCGCAAGTGATCCGTGCTCACATTCAGACCGACCGTTGGTGTTCTTTACGAAAGTCCCATGGGAAGAAAATACCTTCATCAATAGGCGTTAATTTGTTATTATCTAGCTAAACCAGTTCTAGTTAGCCAAGGAATGTAAAGACCGTGTCAATCACCTGAAAGTCTGGTATTTGAACCCAAGCGCCTTCATCATATGCCATCTAGAAAGACTGATGTAGCTACCCCATTCAAAAAGGTAGCTATAATGCCACCTACACAGATTGTAAGTCATCAATGAAATGAAACACATTTCCAACTTTGTTGTGCTTGTGAGTGAAGGCACTGAATATGCAAATAGTCATAATTATCTGTGTAATACTATAGTATAGGATTATGAtatatttgaaatgtattttcttaTTATATTATAACGTAGTATAACCTAACCCAATCAAATGTGAATACCCAACATATTTTTGTGCATCTTTGCATTCTGAGTAGCCTCATCCAGTTTACTGTCAAAGTGCTGAAAATAAATAGCAACCAGCGTTCTCTGACACTGTGCTGTCAAATTAAAATGATAGACATTTTCAAGCATTTCACTGACATTTCAAAGAGAATCGTGCAGCTGAAGATTTAATTGTAGCTCGTCTGAGTGACGCATGGCCCCCTTGCTTTCATGCTGAAGAACATCCTTCATAtgacttgtctgtctgtctgtctctgaactgTAGGCCTGTTACCAGGGGGGTGAGAAGACACGGTGTggagtgtgtgttggggggggggatggaggagtTTCCAGTGAGGACGGTGGAAGGGCTGTGTCTAGGCACCAGCTTGGCTATATCTGGTTTCTTCTACTACgtctacaggaaaaagaggaaaaCGGTGGACAAGCTCAATGTTAGTAGTCTGCCCTGTATCTATTCCTTCAGACTACAGCCTAGATTCAATCCGTATTGTCAGTAGTCTGCCCTGTATCTATTCCTTCAGACTACGGCCTAGATTCAATCCGTAATGTTAGTAGTCTGCCCTGTATCTATTCCTTCAGACTACGGCCTAGATTCAATCCGTAATGTTAGTCGTCTGCCCTGTATCTATTCCTTCAGACTACGGCCTAGATTCAATCCGTATTGCTGAAGATCCACATTATAGTGCGATTGAAATTTAAGGCAACGTTCCAACATTCAGTGACTGCATGCTCCATATGTCGTCTCAAATGGAAATGACCTTTTACATTTAAATTGCGCTGTTCCGTGGATTTTCCGCAACACGAATTGAGTCTAGGCCGTAGTCTTTACACATTGTAAATCAAGTACAAAACTAATTTTCAGACATGGggattttttaaacagaaatgacTGTATTTGCTTGATGTTTCAGGATGCACCACAGTTGACTTTGGATGGGAAACTGGCAGACCTTTTGAACGTGACACCGGGAAAGTGTCTGCAGTATGTTGTCATTGAAGGTAGGCATATGGTTATCTGTGTCAATGGGAAACATTTGAGTGTATCACTAAGATCATTGTATTATGATATTGACTAGACCCTGTTCTCTCACTTATTGGTGTGATGGGGCAGTTCTTAGTATGATTGTATAATTGATGTCTctatccattgtgtgtgtgtgtgtaggggcagTGCAGCCTCTGGGGGAGCCTTTGAGGAGTCAGTTCCAGGAAGGCACTGTGGGGGTGGTGCAGAAACTTATGCTGAGGGAACACAAGCTGGTGTGGAATAGCCTGTCTCACACCTGGTAGAAACACTCCTGATTGACACTCCAAATGTAATGTGAAAGACTAGTACATCTGTATTACCACTTTGAATGATAAACTTTAATATGACTAGGACCGTCTGACATCAAATATACACTCCTCACTGAAGTTAACATGTGTAcgtttggctctgtactccagtatTTTGTATGTAAATGTTTCATATGATGCAACGGTATTTGAAGTGATTTTCATAtctgttttaccatttagaaattaaACCACTTGATGtatatttacccccccccccccccccccccccctcctccacaaattcacttatagtatattaaagtagtcaaaaggtTAGTaattggtcccatattcctagcacgcaatggttacaaacttgttggatgcatttgcagtttgttttgattgtgttaAAGATTGTTTTGCCCAATAGGAACTAAATGGTGAATaatgtattttgtcattttggagtcccttttattgtaaataagatgtTCCTGAAgtcttctacattaatgtggatgctaccatgattatggataatcatgaatgaattgtgaataatctttgttcctctaactctctcccccccccccccccccccccccccttcctgtgTAGGACGGACAGTGAGCGTGTGCTGCACCAGAGGGTGAACGCGGTGCCCTTCAGCCTGGTCGGGTCGGGCCAGGCCAACGTGAGGGTGCTGTGTCCCCTGGAGGCCTCGGGTCTAGAGATGGAGATCATCCATGAGAAGTTCCACCAGGCCACCTATGGTTTTACCGACATCATCGGGCAGTACCTCAGTGGAGAGAAGCCCAAAGGCCAGCTGGAGACTGAGGAGATGCTCAAGGTGAGGTTTGAGTACATTTTTTTATGTAGCAATATCACTGATAGATTACTTATGATAAAACAGTGTATTCATTCCCAGAATTCCACAATAAGATCCCAAAATGTTCTATTGTGTTTAGGGTGAGGGAGGTTACTATTGCCCCTAAATAGTGAGTGTGTTGCTCCATAATCCAATTAGTCTTTCTGTATTTCTAGGTTGGCGCCACTCTGACAGGTGTAGGCGAGCTCATCCTGGACACCGACCGGGTGCTGAAGCTCCGCCCGCCCACTGACGGCTCGGAGTACTTCCTCACCACGGCAGACTTTGAGTCCCTGCGGCTGGAGCAGGAGGGCCAAGCGGTGGTCTGGCAGGTCCTGGCCTCTGTGTTCGCCCTGGCCGGGTCAGCCATCCTCTTCTGGTTGGGCCACCGCTACTACCGCAGCCTGAGGGTCCGCTGGGACCAGGAACGGTTTGAGAGGTTGGGTGCTGGTGGGACGGGGGAAGGGTCTACGGCTGGGGATACACAAGAGGGGTCTGGGGAGCAGGCACCCTTAGAAAATGCCTGTGTGATCTGCCTGACCCAGCCGCGTAGCTGTGTGCTGCTGGAGTGTGGGCACGTGTGCTGCTGCTACAGCTGCTACCAGGCCTTGCCCCAGCCCACCTGCCCCATATGCCGGCAGGCCATCAAGAGGGTGGTGCCCCTCTACCAGGCCTGATGCCCAGCCTGGGAGTAGAACAGATGTGTGTTCTCATGGTGGGTCTATGTATGTATCCCCTGGGGTGTTGTTACCTGTACTCCTAGAAAGACAAGGTCAAGGTGATAGAATGGAGACATTTTATAATTGACATTTAGGCTGGTTGTAAAACCTTGAAGATGATTCTCCACATAGAGGCAGAAGGACCGAACTCTACTGTGATGATAACAGTCACCCTGAAAATACAACTTTGGAGAGCCGAGGAGAGGCCTAAGCTAGCAAGACAGAGCAGGACATGCACACACTAGTCCTTAAACCCCTCacaatgtcagagagagagaccaactcTTGATAGACCAGGCAAACCATCACTGTACTTATTACACTGTAATAATCACCTGAATGCTTGTTGGCATTCTCAACACAAATAGGCTAGGTGCCGCTACTGTATTAACAAAATGTGAATCTTTGAGGTTTGAAGCACTTAAATGCATATGTATTATAAAGCTAACAGCTGTTGAGTTTGGTTTTGAATAGTAAATACAtgtttatatactgaacaaaaatataaatacaccgatttttttttttttactgagttacagttcatatggaaatcagtcaatttaaataaattcattaggccctaaactatggatttcacatgactgagcaggggcgcagccatgggtgggcctggacaTATGCACTTGGGAGCCAGCCCCACCAACTGGGGAGCCAGCCCATCAGAattacccccacacacacacacaaaatggctttattacaggcATATTCCTCAGCACACccccaggtgaagaagctgggTTTGGAGCTCCTGGGCACGTGGTCTTtagttgaggccggttggaaatACTgtaaaattctctaaaattacatttCTACTTATGGTAGAAAGATGAACATTCTTGCACGCCCTACctcaacttgaaacatctgttgtgtgacaactgcatatattagtggccttttattgtgcccggcacaaggtgcatctgtgtaatcaTCATGCTgcttaattagcttcttgatatgccacacctgtcaggtaatGGATTAACTTGACAAGGACAAATTCttttaacagggatgtaaagcaAATTTGTGCATTTGagagataaataagctttttatgcatatggaacatttctctgaacttttatttcagctcatgcaaCATGGGAGAAACACTTAACATGttaagtttatatttttgttcagtatagatactGGGAATGCAGTTCTCTCATAATTAAAGTGTGCATATGGATAGAGAGGTGTTTACGTTTGTAGTACTATCGCTTGCCTTGTGCCTTATTTTTCACTCCTGGTGTAAGAAGGGGGGGGTCGGTCGTTCCACCAATTTGATTTTTGTTGTAAAGATTCCTGTCAAATTGCTTTGATGGGGTGGAAGCTTGTTTCCAACAGGGAGGGGGGCAATTGAATGTGAGCTTGAGAACATTTCTGAAATCGTTA encodes:
- the LOC109865350 gene encoding mitochondrial ubiquitin ligase activator of nfkb 1-A-like isoform X1 encodes the protein MSCDQNKKPILPAKTTSVFERPVTRGVRRHGVECVLGGGMEEFPVRTVEGLCLGTSLAISGFFYYVYRKKRKTVDKLNDAPQLTLDGKLADLLNVTPGKCLQYVVIEGAVQPLGEPLRSQFQEGTVGVVQKLMLREHKLVWNSLSHTWTDSERVLHQRVNAVPFSLVGSGQANVRVLCPLEASGLEMEIIHEKFHQATYGFTDIIGQYLSGEKPKGQLETEEMLKVGATLTGVGELILDTDRVLKLRPPTDGSEYFLTTADFESLRLEQEGQAVVWQVLASVFALAGSAILFWLGHRYYRSLRVRWDQERFERLGAGGTGEGSTAGDTQEGSGEQAPLENACVICLTQPRSCVLLECGHVCCCYSCYQALPQPTCPICRQAIKRVVPLYQA
- the LOC109865350 gene encoding mitochondrial ubiquitin ligase activator of nfkb 1-A-like isoform X2; its protein translation is MEEFPVRTVEGLCLGTSLAISGFFYYVYRKKRKTVDKLNDAPQLTLDGKLADLLNVTPGKCLQYVVIEGAVQPLGEPLRSQFQEGTVGVVQKLMLREHKLVWNSLSHTWTDSERVLHQRVNAVPFSLVGSGQANVRVLCPLEASGLEMEIIHEKFHQATYGFTDIIGQYLSGEKPKGQLETEEMLKVGATLTGVGELILDTDRVLKLRPPTDGSEYFLTTADFESLRLEQEGQAVVWQVLASVFALAGSAILFWLGHRYYRSLRVRWDQERFERLGAGGTGEGSTAGDTQEGSGEQAPLENACVICLTQPRSCVLLECGHVCCCYSCYQALPQPTCPICRQAIKRVVPLYQA